In a single window of the Hippocampus zosterae strain Florida chromosome 6, ASM2543408v3, whole genome shotgun sequence genome:
- the rtn4r gene encoding reticulon-4 receptor, which yields MKTIIADGGRFLVLIMWLNFAPQSDSCPAKCVCYSEPRPTVACQQQGLFSIPTEIPVRSQRIFLQSNKLTVVRSTSFSSCQNLTVLWLYSNNISHIEAGAFFGLEKLEELDIGDNGNLRTISPTAFRGLTKLHTLHLHRCGLSELPVGVFRGMFSLQYLYLQDNNILTLHDDTFVDLANLTYLYLHNNKIKIVTDNMFRGLINLDRLLLHQNRVIFVQPRAFADLAKLKSLFLFFNNLTVLTGETMDPLSTLQYLRLNGNQWICDCRARTLWEWFKRFKGSSSELECDVPEFLAGKDLKRLKSEDLEGCVETPQIQTNLYTSKAQSGKFPSTDNPQGDTIPRCCLGDNDKSSILSGKSRQITHNPLKEKENMSKTKFKDPERTKNDTQNKQNDGPLGTLSNTLDKPLENMNPNLIDSLESSTTSSKKKKKCSKKPRSDTHCIKGRGATLEVLRFLLIPTIWISLAMS from the coding sequence GGGGGCGGTTCCTGGTCCTGATCATGTGGCTGAACTTTGCACCTCAAAGCGACAGCTGCCCCGCTAAGTGCGTGTGCTACAGCGAGCCGCGGCCCACCGTGGCGTGCCAGCAACAGGGACTGTTTTCCATCCCGACCGAGATTCCCGTGCGGAGCCAGCGAATCTTCCTCCAGAGCAACAAGCTGACGGTTGTGAGATCCACCAGCTTCAGCTCTTGCCAAAATCTCACCGTCCTGTGGCTCTACTCAAACAACATTAGCCACATCGAGGCCGGTGCCTTCTTCGgcttggagaaactggaggaACTGGACATAGGGGACAATGGCAACCTTCGCACCATCAGCCCGACGGCCTTCCGAGGTTTAACCAAGCTGCACACCCTCCACCTGCACAGGTGCGGACTGTCCGAGCTGCCCGTGGGGGTTTTCCGAGGAATGTTCTCCCTACAGTACCTTTACCTGCAGGATAATAACATTTTAACCTTGCATGACGACACTTTTGTGGACCTTGCCAACCTTACGTATCTCTACCTGCACAACAACAAGATCAAGATCGTGACTGACAATATGTTCCGTGGTTTGATCAATCTCGACCGCCTGCTACTACACCAGAACCGCGTCATTTTCGTCCAACCCCGGGCGTTTGCCGATCTGGCCAAGCTGAaatccctgtttttgtttttcaacaaccTCACCGTCTTGACGGGAGAAACGATGGATCCGCTGAGCACCCTCCAGTACTTGCGCTTGAATGGGAACCAGTGGATTTGCGACTGTCGGGCCAGGACCTTGTGGGAGTGGTTCAAACGTTTCAAGGGTTCCAGCTCGGAGTTGGAGTGCGACGTTCCAGAATTCCTGGCGGGGAAAGACCTGAAACGACTCAAGAGCGAAGACTTGGAGGGATGTGTGGAAACGCCTCAAATCCAGACCAATCTCTACACCTCCAAGGCCCAGTCCGGCAAGTTCCCCTCCACTGATAATCCTCAAGGGGACACGATTCCCAGGTGTTGTCTCGGCGACAACGACAAGTCCTCCATCCTGTCTGGCAAGAGTCGCCAAATTACTCACAATCCCTTGAAGGAAAAGGAGAACATGTCCAAGACGAAATTTAAGGATCcggaaagaacaaaaaatgacacccaGAACAAGCAGAACGACGGGCCTCTTGGAACCTTATCCAACACCCTGGACAAGCCTCTGGAAAATATGAACCCGAACCTTATAGACAGTCTAGAATCTTCAACAACctcaagtaaaaagaaaaagaaatgctcCAAAAAGCCGCGATCAGACACCCACTGCATTAAAGGCCGGGGCGCTACGCTGGAAGTGCTGCGCTTTCTCCTCATTCCCACAATCTGGATCTCTCTAGCCATGTCTTAG